The following are encoded together in the Thunnus thynnus chromosome 15, fThuThy2.1, whole genome shotgun sequence genome:
- the psmb13a gene encoding proteasome 20S subunit beta 13a — protein sequence MALSNVFETPAAGFNFDNAERNAALEGLFDGGQAPKPLKTGTTIAGVVFKDGVVLGADTRATSSEVVADKMCAKIHYISPNIYCCGAGTAADTEKTTDLLSSNLTIFSLNSGRNPRVIMAVNILQDMLYRYQGQIGANLILGGVDCTGNHLYTVGPYGSVNKVPYLSMGSGDLAALAILEDGFKPDLELEEAKELVRVAIHAGIMNDLGSGNNIDVCVITRQGVDYIRPYQESEYKDKRKMKYKYRPGTTPVLTEKVVPLKLEVVKEMVQRMDTA from the exons ATGGCGCTGTCAAATGTCTTCGAAACTCCTGCAGCTGGGTTTAATTTCGATAACGCGGAGAG AAATGCTGCATTGGAGGGTCTTTTTGACGGAGGACAGGCACCTAAACCTCTGAAAACAGGCACCACCATAGCAGGAGTGGTGTTCAAG GATGGGGTGGTGCTGGGAGCAGACACTAGAGCTACTTCCAGTGAAGTGGTGGCTGACAAGATGTGTGCAAAGATCCACTACATTTCTCCAAATATATA ttGTTGTGGAGCAGGTACAGCAGCAGATACAGAGAAGACCACAGACCTTCTCTCCTCCAACCTCACCATCTTCTCTCTGAACAGCGGGAGGAACCCGCGTGTCATCATGGCCGTCAACATACTACAGGACATGTTGTACAG GTATCAAGGCCAAATTGGGGCCAATCTTATACTGGGAGGAGTAGATTGTACTGGGAACCACCTGTACACTGTGGGGCCATATGGGAGTGTAAACAAGGTGCCTTATCTTTCTATGG GATCTGGTGACCTGGCTGCTCTCGCAATTCTAGAGGACGGGTTCAAACCCGACCTGGAG CTGGAGGAGGCGAAGGAGCTGGTGCGTGTTGCCATCCACGCCGGCATCATGAATGATCTCGGCTCAGGCAACAACATCGACGTCTGTGTCATCACCAGACAAGGAGTGGACTACATCAGACCCTATCAGGAGTCAGAGTACAAAGACAAGAG gaaaatgaaatacaaGTACCGTCCGGGCACAACACCGGTTCTGACAGAGAAAGTAGTCCCCTTAAAGCTGGAGGTTGTAAAGGAGATGGTGCAGCGGATGGATACAGCCTGA
- the psmb12 gene encoding proteasome 20S subunit beta 12, translating into MEKRCMDSQVKGVSTGTTILAAIFDGGVVIGSDSRASIGGEYVSSKTINKVIQVHDQIFCCMAGSLADAQAVIKAAKFHLSFHSVQMETPPLVIAAASVLKELCYKNKDELQAGFLTAGWDKKKGPQVYVVSLGGMLVSQPVTIGGSGSTYIYGYVDAKYKPNMSREECLQFATNALALAMGRDNVSGGVAHLVVITETGVEHVVVPGNKLPRFHDE; encoded by the exons atggagaaacGCTGTATGGACTCACAAGTCAAAGGAGTCAGCACAGGG ACCACCATCCTGGCTGCCATTTTTGATGGAGGGGTCGTGATTGGTTCAGATTCCAGGGCTTCCATTGGAGG GGAATATGTATCATCTAAGACCATCAACAAGGTGATTCAGGTTCATGACCAGATCTTCTGTTGCATGGCCGGATCACTCGCAGACGCTCAGGCCGTCATCAAAGCTGCAAAGTTCCACTTGTCCTTCCACAG TGTCCAGATGGAGACTCCTCCACTGGTGATAGCAGCAGCGTCGGTGCTGAAGGAACTGTGTTACAAGAACAAAGACGAGCTGCAGGCCGGCTTCCTCACAGCAGGCTGGGACAAGAAGAAAGGACCACAG gtgtACGTCGTGTCTCTAGGTGGGATGTTAGTGAGTCAGCCTGTTACCATCGGCGGCTCAGGCAGCACTTACATCTACGGCTACGTTGACGCCAAATACAAACCCAACATGAGCAGAGAGGAATGTTTACAGTTTGCCACTAATG CTCTTGCTCTGGCCATGGGCAGAGACAACGTCAGCGGGGGTGTGGCTCACCTGGTGGTGATCACGGAAACAGGGGTGGAGCATGTGGTCGTCCCTGGCAACAAGCTGCCACGGTTCCATGATGAGTGA
- the tap2a gene encoding antigen peptide transporter 2a isoform X1, protein MADNTAPVFRKVVALTSAVCVDLSLFYASGFVATHGVFGDLSRLWVSAALRCLALIAVTLFTLGNLKPVLIRFITAHSVLPAVFETGTRVVYHEESQCGLLADMRCWLMFAGASLAAALFWELTIPDADDAAAGKEKKQKARVLFMRVLRLYKPYYSLLFGGFVFLSLAVICEMFIPFYTGRVIDILGSHYQQSEFLSALLFMGLYSLGRYGTMLFFPPHSSTSMYQYLTYFLFDLLISSVSAGCRGGLLLCAISAFTCRMKGKLFEALTKQEIGFYETIKTGEITSRLSKDTNLMGRTVCLNVNVLLRTFIKTLGMISLMMNLSWKLTFFVLMETPITGLIQNIYDTHYQRLSLALQDSMALANEAANEVVSGIRVVRSFNTEKHEARRYDNRLMDTQTLKTRRDIVSAVYLLARRLTGLGMQVFMLYYGRLFIHRGQMTTGNLVSFILYQSDLGDNIRTLTYIFGDMLNSVGAAGKVFEYLDREPLVSTEGKLTPDQLKGHVSFRHLNFAYPAYPKKPVLKDFSLELKPGQMTALVGPSGEGKSTCVSLLERFYEPQDGQILLDNEPLKSYEHRFLHKKIAVVSQEPVLFSGSVRRNIAYGLDDCSLEEIQEAAHKANAHEFIKQLEKGYDTEVGEGGGQLSKSERQRIAIARALVRQPQVLILDEITSSLDAECENKVQQALASCPNQTLLVIAHRLKTIEKADQIVVVGDGRVQERGTHRELMDMKGSYYKLREKLFTEGDSPQ, encoded by the exons ATGGCAGACAATACAGCACCGGTGTTCCGTAAAGTCGTTGCTTTGACTTCAGCAGTTTGCGTCGACCTTTCTTTATTTTACGCGTCAGGATTTGTAGCGACTCACGGCGTCTTTGGTGATCTTTCACGTCTCTGGGTTTCTGCGGCTCTCCGTTGTTTGGCTCTAATTGCTGTAACCCTGTTCACTCTTGGAAACCTCAAACCGGTGCTGATTCGTTTTATAACGGCGCACAGCGTGCTGCCCGCGGTGTTTGAGACCGGGACTAGGGTGGTCTACCATGAGGAGAGCCAGTGCGGCTTGTTGGCAGATATGCGCTGCTGGCTGATGTTCGCCGGAGCGTCGCTGGCTGCTGCGCTGTTTTGGGAACTCACTATACCGGACGCCGACGATGCGGCCGCCGgtaaagagaagaaacagaaggcCAGAGTGCTGTTTATGAGAGTCCTGAGGCTGTACAAACCCTACTATTCCTTGTTGTTTGGAGGGTTTGTTTTCCTGTCGCTGGCTGTGATCT GTGAGATGTTCATCCCGTTCTACACCGGGAGAGTCATTGACATTCTTGGCAGTCATTACCAGCAGAGTGAATTCCTATCTGCACTCCTCTTCATGGGCCTGTACTCTCTGGGAAGGTATGGGACAATGTTGTTCTTCCCTCCACATTCATCCACCAGCATGTATCAATATCTAACTTACTTTCtctttgatttattgattagcTCTGTGAGTGCAGGCTGCAGAGGGGGTCTCTTACTTTGTGCCATCAGTGCCTTCACATGCAGAATGAAAGGCAAGCTGTTTGAGGCTTTGACCAAACAGGAAATTGGATTCTATGAGACCATAAAGACAG GTGAAATCACATCCAGGTTGTCTAAAGACACCAACCTGATGGGAAGAACAGTGTGCCTGAACGTCAACGTGCTGCTGAGGACATTCATCAAGACGTTGGGAATGATCTCTCTGATGATGAATCTTTCATGGAAGCTCACATTCTTCGTGCTGATGGAGACGCCGATCACCGGCCTCATACAAAACATTTATGACACACACTACCAG CGGTTGTCCCTAGCATTGCAGGACTCAATGGCTCTGGCAAATGAAGCAGCAAATGAGGTAGTATCTGGTATTCGTGTGGTACGGAGCtttaacacagaaaaacatgaggCCCGTCGCTATGACAACCGCTTGATGGACACACAGACCCTCAAGACCCGTCGTGACATTGTTAGCGCTGTCTACCTGCTTGCACGGAGG ttgacAGGTTTGGGCATGCAGGTCTTCATGTTGTACTACGGCAGGCTGTTCATCCACAGGGGACAAATGACCACTGGCAACCTGGTTTCCTTCATCCTCTATCAGTCAGACCTTGGAGACAACATCAGg ACTCTTACTTACATCTTCGGCGACATGCTGAACTCGGTGGGGGCTGCTGGGAAAGTGTTTGAGTACCTGGACCGAGAGCCTCTGGTCAGCACAGAGGGAAAACTCACACCTGATCAGCTGAAAGGACACGTCAGCTTCCGCCATCTTAACTTTGCGTACCCTGCGTACCCCAAAAAACCAGTGCTGAAG GATTTTTCTTTGGAGCTGAAGCCAGGTCAGATGACGGCTCTGGTGGGTCCGTCTGGAGAAGGAAAAAGCACCTGTGTGAGTCTGCTGGAGCGATTCTACGAGCCACAGGATGGACAAATCCTTTTGGACAATGAGCCGCTAAAATCCTATGAACACCGTTTCCTCCACAAGAAG ATCGCAGTGGTGAGCCAGGAGCCTGTGCTCTTCTCCGGCTCCGTCAGACGCAACATCGCCTACGGGCTTGATGACTGCTCACTGGAAGAGATCCAGGAAGCAGCACACAAAGCCAACGCCCACGAATTCATCAAGCAGCTGGAGAAAGGCTATGATACGG AGGTGGGTGAGGGTGGCGGCCAGTTGTCCAAGAGTGAGCGGCAGCGGATCGCCATCGCTCGAGCCCTGGTTAGACAGCCACAGGTCCTCATTCTGGATGAAATTACCAGCTCTCTGGATGCTGAGTGTGAAAATAAA GTTCAGCAGGCCCTGGCTAGCTGTCCCAACCAGACGCTGCTGGTGATCGCTCACCGGCTGAAGACCATTGAGAAGGCAGATCAGATTGTTGTGGTTGGTGACGGCAGAGTTCAGGAGCGAGGGACTCACCGGGAGCTGATGGACATGAAGGGGAGCTACTACAAACTGAGAGAGAAGCTCTTCACTGAGGGAGACTCGCCACAATGA
- the psmb9a gene encoding proteasome subunit beta type-9, with protein sequence MLEGTGPEWLSEEVKTGTTIIAIEFDGGVVLGSDSRVSAGASVVNRVMNKLSPLHDKIYCALSGSAADAQTIAEMVNYQLDVHSLEIGEDPQVRSAATLVKNISYKYKEELSAHLIVAGWDRREGGQVFATLSGLLTRQPFAVGGSGSSYVYGFVDAEYRKGMKKEECQQFVVNTLSLAMNRDGSSGGVAYIVTIDEHGTEQKVVLGNNLPTFFDMS encoded by the exons ATGTTGGAAGGAACGGGACCAGAATGGTTGTCTGAGGAGGTGAAAACCGGA ACAACTATCATTGCTATAGAGTTCGATGGAGGAGTTGTGTTGGGGTCTGACTCCCGAGTGTCTGCAGG AGCATCAGTGGTCAACAGGGTGATGAACAAGCTGTCTCCCCTCCATGACAAGATCTACTGTGCTCTGTCAGGCTCTGCAGCAGATGCTCAGACCATCGCTGAGATGGTCAACTATCAGCTCGATGTTCACAG TTTGGAGATAGGTGAGGACCCTCAGGTTCGCTCAGCTGCCACTCTGGTGAAGAACATCTCATATAAGTACAAGGAGGAGCTGTCAGCACATCTCATCGTCGCAGGCTGGGACagaagggagggagggcag GTGTTTGCAACCCTGAGTGGCCTCCTGACAAGACAACCTTTTGCAGTTGGTGGTTCTGGCAGCTCATATGTTTATGGGTTTGTTGATGCTGAGTATCGCAAGGGCATGAAAAAAGAGGAGTGCCAGCAGTTTGTTGTCAACA CTCTCTCTTTGGCTATGAACCGTGACGGCTCCAGCGGCGGCGTGGCCTATATTGTCACCATCGATGAACACGGCACAGAGCAGAAAGTTGTTCTAGGGAATAACTTACCCACCTTCTTTGATATGTCATAA
- the tap2a gene encoding antigen peptide transporter 2a isoform X2 has protein sequence MADNTAPVFRKVVALTSAVCVDLSLFYASGFVATHGVFGDLSRLWVSAALRCLALIAVTLFTLGNLKPVLIRFITAHSVLPAVFETGTRVVYHEESQCGLLADMRCWLMFAGASLAAALFWELTIPDADDAAAGKEKKQKARVLFMRVLRLYKPYYSLLFGGFVFLSLAVICEMFIPFYTGRVIDILGSHYQQSEFLSALLFMGLYSLGSSVSAGCRGGLLLCAISAFTCRMKGKLFEALTKQEIGFYETIKTGEITSRLSKDTNLMGRTVCLNVNVLLRTFIKTLGMISLMMNLSWKLTFFVLMETPITGLIQNIYDTHYQRLSLALQDSMALANEAANEVVSGIRVVRSFNTEKHEARRYDNRLMDTQTLKTRRDIVSAVYLLARRLTGLGMQVFMLYYGRLFIHRGQMTTGNLVSFILYQSDLGDNIRTLTYIFGDMLNSVGAAGKVFEYLDREPLVSTEGKLTPDQLKGHVSFRHLNFAYPAYPKKPVLKDFSLELKPGQMTALVGPSGEGKSTCVSLLERFYEPQDGQILLDNEPLKSYEHRFLHKKIAVVSQEPVLFSGSVRRNIAYGLDDCSLEEIQEAAHKANAHEFIKQLEKGYDTEVGEGGGQLSKSERQRIAIARALVRQPQVLILDEITSSLDAECENKVQQALASCPNQTLLVIAHRLKTIEKADQIVVVGDGRVQERGTHRELMDMKGSYYKLREKLFTEGDSPQ, from the exons ATGGCAGACAATACAGCACCGGTGTTCCGTAAAGTCGTTGCTTTGACTTCAGCAGTTTGCGTCGACCTTTCTTTATTTTACGCGTCAGGATTTGTAGCGACTCACGGCGTCTTTGGTGATCTTTCACGTCTCTGGGTTTCTGCGGCTCTCCGTTGTTTGGCTCTAATTGCTGTAACCCTGTTCACTCTTGGAAACCTCAAACCGGTGCTGATTCGTTTTATAACGGCGCACAGCGTGCTGCCCGCGGTGTTTGAGACCGGGACTAGGGTGGTCTACCATGAGGAGAGCCAGTGCGGCTTGTTGGCAGATATGCGCTGCTGGCTGATGTTCGCCGGAGCGTCGCTGGCTGCTGCGCTGTTTTGGGAACTCACTATACCGGACGCCGACGATGCGGCCGCCGgtaaagagaagaaacagaaggcCAGAGTGCTGTTTATGAGAGTCCTGAGGCTGTACAAACCCTACTATTCCTTGTTGTTTGGAGGGTTTGTTTTCCTGTCGCTGGCTGTGATCT GTGAGATGTTCATCCCGTTCTACACCGGGAGAGTCATTGACATTCTTGGCAGTCATTACCAGCAGAGTGAATTCCTATCTGCACTCCTCTTCATGGGCCTGTACTCTCTGGGAAG cTCTGTGAGTGCAGGCTGCAGAGGGGGTCTCTTACTTTGTGCCATCAGTGCCTTCACATGCAGAATGAAAGGCAAGCTGTTTGAGGCTTTGACCAAACAGGAAATTGGATTCTATGAGACCATAAAGACAG GTGAAATCACATCCAGGTTGTCTAAAGACACCAACCTGATGGGAAGAACAGTGTGCCTGAACGTCAACGTGCTGCTGAGGACATTCATCAAGACGTTGGGAATGATCTCTCTGATGATGAATCTTTCATGGAAGCTCACATTCTTCGTGCTGATGGAGACGCCGATCACCGGCCTCATACAAAACATTTATGACACACACTACCAG CGGTTGTCCCTAGCATTGCAGGACTCAATGGCTCTGGCAAATGAAGCAGCAAATGAGGTAGTATCTGGTATTCGTGTGGTACGGAGCtttaacacagaaaaacatgaggCCCGTCGCTATGACAACCGCTTGATGGACACACAGACCCTCAAGACCCGTCGTGACATTGTTAGCGCTGTCTACCTGCTTGCACGGAGG ttgacAGGTTTGGGCATGCAGGTCTTCATGTTGTACTACGGCAGGCTGTTCATCCACAGGGGACAAATGACCACTGGCAACCTGGTTTCCTTCATCCTCTATCAGTCAGACCTTGGAGACAACATCAGg ACTCTTACTTACATCTTCGGCGACATGCTGAACTCGGTGGGGGCTGCTGGGAAAGTGTTTGAGTACCTGGACCGAGAGCCTCTGGTCAGCACAGAGGGAAAACTCACACCTGATCAGCTGAAAGGACACGTCAGCTTCCGCCATCTTAACTTTGCGTACCCTGCGTACCCCAAAAAACCAGTGCTGAAG GATTTTTCTTTGGAGCTGAAGCCAGGTCAGATGACGGCTCTGGTGGGTCCGTCTGGAGAAGGAAAAAGCACCTGTGTGAGTCTGCTGGAGCGATTCTACGAGCCACAGGATGGACAAATCCTTTTGGACAATGAGCCGCTAAAATCCTATGAACACCGTTTCCTCCACAAGAAG ATCGCAGTGGTGAGCCAGGAGCCTGTGCTCTTCTCCGGCTCCGTCAGACGCAACATCGCCTACGGGCTTGATGACTGCTCACTGGAAGAGATCCAGGAAGCAGCACACAAAGCCAACGCCCACGAATTCATCAAGCAGCTGGAGAAAGGCTATGATACGG AGGTGGGTGAGGGTGGCGGCCAGTTGTCCAAGAGTGAGCGGCAGCGGATCGCCATCGCTCGAGCCCTGGTTAGACAGCCACAGGTCCTCATTCTGGATGAAATTACCAGCTCTCTGGATGCTGAGTGTGAAAATAAA GTTCAGCAGGCCCTGGCTAGCTGTCCCAACCAGACGCTGCTGGTGATCGCTCACCGGCTGAAGACCATTGAGAAGGCAGATCAGATTGTTGTGGTTGGTGACGGCAGAGTTCAGGAGCGAGGGACTCACCGGGAGCTGATGGACATGAAGGGGAGCTACTACAAACTGAGAGAGAAGCTCTTCACTGAGGGAGACTCGCCACAATGA
- the psmb8a gene encoding proteasome subunit beta type-8 isoform X1, whose amino-acid sequence MALFDVTGFKSYSELRGQILPAGQTHLVDRTNHYNFGAKTQEFAVPMGVDPSGFLKSCNHDGGVCIEMNHGTTTLAFKFRHGVIVAVDSRASAGRYLASNDVNKVIEINPYLLGTMSGSAADCQYWERLLAKECRLYRLRNNHRISVAAASKLLSNMMLGYRGMGLSMGSMICGWDKEGPGLYYVDDNGTRLSGRMFSTGCGSSFAYGVVDSGYREDMTVEEAYELGRRGIAHATHRDAYSGGVVNMYHMQEDGWIKVCKEDVSELIHRYRKGMF is encoded by the exons ATGGCTCTTTTCGACGTAACTGGTTTCAAGTCTTATTCTGAGCTCCGCGGGCAGATTCTTCCAGCAGGACAAACGCATCTCGTCGACAGAACCAACCACTACAATTTCGGGGCCAAAACTCAGGAATTTGCTGTACCTATGGGTGTAGAC CCCTCAGGCTTTCTCAAGTCCTGCAACCATGATGGGGGTGTGTGCATCGAAATGAACCATGGTACGACCACCCTGGCCTTCAAGTTCAGACATGGAGTCATCGTGGCTGTGGACTCCAGAGCCTCAGCTGGCCGTTACTTAG CATCTAATGATGTCAACAAGGTGATAGAGATCAACCCCTACCTGCTGGGCACCATGTCGGGCAGCGCTGCAGACTGTCAGTACTGGGAGAGACTCCTGGCCAAAGAATGCAG ACTCTACAGGCTGAGGAACAACCACAGGATCTCTGTGGCTGCTGCATCAAAGCTGCTGTCTAACATGATGCTGGGTTACAGAGGCATGGGCCTCTCTATGGGAAGCATGATCTGCGGATGGGACAAAGAG GGCCCTGGTTTGTACTATGTGGACGATAACGGGACACGTCTGTCTGGCCGGATGTTCTCCACCGGCTGTGGGAGCAGCTTCGCCTACGGTGTGGTGGACAGCGGTTACAGGGAGGACATGACGGTAGAGGAGGCGTATGAACTGGGCCGTCGGGGCATCGCTCACGCTACACACAGGGACGCCTACTCTGGAGGAGTGGTCAACA tGTACCACATGCAGGAGGACGGCTGGATAAAGGTGTGTAAGGAAGACGTATCAGAGCTGATCCACCGTTACAGGAAGGGGATGTTCTGA